CTGACCGACGGCGTCGAACGGCTCGGCGGACGGCTCGACGTGGTCGTCGCCAATGCCGGCATCGCCCCGATGGCAGGCGAGGACGCCTGGCAGGACGTCATCGACGTCAACCTCACCGGTGTCTTCCACACGGTCGACGTCGCCAAGAGGCCGATGATCAAGGCAGGCAACGGCGGATCGATCATTTTGACCAGTTCGGTGGCCGGCCTCGTCGGCCTCGCGTCACCGATGGCCGGTTCGATCGGGTACGCCGCCGCCAAGCACGGGATCGTCGGCATCATGCGGGTGTACGCGAACATCCTTGCCACACACAGCATCCGGGTGAACTCGGTACATCCCGCCGGGGTGAACACGCCGATGATCGACAACGATTTCACCCGTAGCTGGCTCGAGGGTCTGGCGCAGGAGAGTCAGGGCAGGGGCGACATGGCGCCGAACATGACAAATGCGCTACCGGTGCAGGCGCTCGAGGTCGAGGACATCGCCGCCGCCGTCGCCTTCCTCGCCTCCGACGAAGCGCGCTACATCACGGGTATCACGCTGCCGGTGGACGCCGGATACGTCAACAAACGCTGACCCGGTCAGAGGTGGTCCATCATGCGTGACATCGCCGCGCCCTCGAGGTACACGCACCGGGACGGGTAATAGTGGGACCGGTTGTCCGGCAGGGTGTGCGGCGCCGGAAGCGTGAACACATGATGAGCGGTCCACCAGTGCCGGGCGCGCGGGGCCTGGGTGGCCGCGGCGGTGGACAGCATCACCTGGTCGACGGTGATGAACTCCTGCGGCGCCGGTTCCGCGGCCGTCCCGGGGTCGACGGTCACGACGACGTCGGAGCGCCGGTGCGCGCCCGACCAGGTCGTCGCCAGCTGCCAGGGGTGGATGAGTTGGTGAGCGTGCATGGTGATCCTCCTCCGCTCAGCGCCGTCACCACGGGTGGTCTGGACGCTGTGGTCCCACCAAACCACCGCGGGCCGAGCGGTACCTCGTCCGAACGGGTGAATTTCCGCCGACGGGCGGCGTCAGATCCCGGGCGCCAGCGTCAGATCTCGATGACCGTCGGCACGATCATCGGCTGGCGTCGGTAGGTCTCGCCCACCCACTTGCCGACGGTGCGCCGGACCGCCTGGGCGATGCGCCCCGGATCGGTGACCACATCGGTGGCGAGCCTCTCGAGCTCGTCGGCGACCTTGCGCGCCACCGGTTCGAGTGCCTTGGGATCCTCGGAGAACCCGCGCGACATCAGCTGCGCCGGGCTCGCGAGCTTCCCGGTCCCCCGGTGCACGACGACGGTGATCGCGATGAAGCCCGAGGAGAGGACGAGGCGCTCACCGAGAGTGGTCTCACCGACGTCACCGGTGACGAGCCCGTCGACGAACATCTTGCCGACGTCGACGGCGCCGGCGATGCTCGTCTTCCCGGCGACCAGGTCGACACTGACACCGTTCTCCGCCATCATGATCGCCTCCGCCGGAACTCCCGTGCTCTCGGCGAGCGCGGCGTTTGCGCGCAGGTGACGCCACGTTCCGTGCACCGGCATCACGTTGCGCGGTTTGACGCCGTTGTAGAGGAACAGTAGCTCGCCGGCGTAGGCATGGCCCGAAACATGAACGCGCGCATGGGCGTTCGTGACTACGCGGGCGCCGATCTTGGCCAGCGAGTCGATGACGCCGTAGACGGCTTCCTCGTTACCCGGGATCAGCGACGACGACAGGATGATCAGGTCGCCCGCGGTCAGCGTGATGCTGCGGTGCTCACCGCGCGACATCCGCGACAGCGCCGCCATCGGCTCGCCCTGCGTGCCGGTCGTGATGAGCACGACCTGGTCGGCCGGCATCATCTCCGCGGCGGCGATGTCGACCACGTCGGAGTCGTCGACCGTCAGGTAGCCCAGTTCGCGCGCGATGCCCATGTTGCGCACCATGGAGCGGCCGACGAACGCGACGCGCCGCCCGAGAAGCACTGCGGCGTCGATGATCTGCTGGACGCGATCGACGTTGGAGGCGAAGCAGGCGACGATCACCCGGCCGTCGGCGCCGCGCATCAACCGGTGCAGCGTCGGGCCGATCTCACTCTCCGACGGCCCGACACCGGGCCGGTCGGCGTTCGTGGAGTCGCACAGGAACAGGTCGACACCGGAGTCGCCGAGTCGCGACATGCCCGGCAGGTCGGTGGGTCTGCCGTCGAGCGGGAGTTGGTCGAGCTTGATGTCGCCGGTGTGCAGGACGGTGCCCGCGCCGGTGTGCAAGGCCACCGCCAGACAGCCCGGCACCGAGTGGTTGACCGCGAAGTACTCGCACTCGAACACCCCGTGCCTGCTGCTCTGACCCTCGGCCACCTCGACGAACGTCGGCTTGATGCGGTGCTCCCGACACTTCTCACGGATCAGCGCGAGCGTGAACTTCGAGCCCACGACCGGGATGTCGGGCCGCAGCTTGAGCAGGAAGGGGATCGCGCCGATGTGGTCCTCGTGCCCGTGGGTGACGACCAGCGCCTCGATGAGGTCGAGCCGGTCCTCGATGTGGCGCAGGTCAGGCAGGATCAGGTCGACGCCGGGTTCGTCGTGTCCCGGGAACAGCACGCCACAGTCGATGACGAGCAGCCGGCCCAGGTGTTCGAAGACGGTCATGTTGCGACCGATCTCGCTGATCCCGCCCAGCGCGGTCACACGAAGTCCGCCGACTGCGAGCGGGCCCGGCGCGCGGAGGTCCTTGTTCACGGCGTCACCGCAGCACCGCCGCGGCGCGCATGTCCTCTGCGAGCGCGGCGAGTTCGTCGGACGTGGGCGGGATCTGCGGCAGCCGTGGCGGGCCCACCTCGAACCCCTGCAGGCCCAGGCCGGCCTTCGCCATCGTGACGCCACCGAGACGGGACTGGGCGTCGCTGAGCCGGCCGAGCGCCACGCTGATCTTGCGGGCGGTGGCGACGTCGCCGGAGTTGAACGCCGAGAGCATCTCTCGCAGCTGACTGGCCGCGAGGTGTCCCCACACGCTGATGACGCCGACGGCGCCCATGGCGAGCCAGGGCAGGTTCAGCGCATCGTCGCCGGAGTAGTACGCCAGACCGGTCTCGGCGATGATCTGACCACCGCCGTGCAGGTCACCCTTGGCGTCCTTGATCGCGACGATGTTGGGGTGTTCGGCGAGCGTGCGGATGGTGTCCCAGGCGATCGGAACGACCGAGCGCGGCGGGATGTCGTAGAGCACGACGGGCAGGTCGGTGGCGTCGGCCACGGTGGTGAAGTGCGCGACGAGCCCGGCCTGCGGCGGGCGGGAGTAGTACGGGGTGACGATGAGCAGCCCGTGCGCGCCCTCGGCGGCACACGCCTTCGCCAGGTGGACGCTGTGCGCGGTGTCGTACGTGCCGGCGCCGGCGACGACGCGGGCCCGGTCGCCGACCGCCTCGAGCACGGCGCGCAACAACGTCAGCTTCTCAGCGTCGGTGGTGGTCGGCGACTCGCCGGTGGTGCCTGAGAGCACCAGGCCGTCGCAGCCCGAGTCGATGAGGTGGTTCGCCAACCGCGCGGCCATGTCCGTGTCGACGGAGCCGTCGGGCTTGAACGGGGTGACCATCGCGGTGAGCACGGTGCCCAGCCGGGCTGTCACGTCGAATCCGCTGATGC
Above is a window of Mycolicibacterium baixiangningiae DNA encoding:
- the dapA gene encoding 4-hydroxy-tetrahydrodipicolinate synthase — its product is MSVSISGFDVTARLGTVLTAMVTPFKPDGSVDTDMAARLANHLIDSGCDGLVLSGTTGESPTTTDAEKLTLLRAVLEAVGDRARVVAGAGTYDTAHSVHLAKACAAEGAHGLLIVTPYYSRPPQAGLVAHFTTVADATDLPVVLYDIPPRSVVPIAWDTIRTLAEHPNIVAIKDAKGDLHGGGQIIAETGLAYYSGDDALNLPWLAMGAVGVISVWGHLAASQLREMLSAFNSGDVATARKISVALGRLSDAQSRLGGVTMAKAGLGLQGFEVGPPRLPQIPPTSDELAALAEDMRAAAVLR
- a CDS encoding ribonuclease J produces the protein MNKDLRAPGPLAVGGLRVTALGGISEIGRNMTVFEHLGRLLVIDCGVLFPGHDEPGVDLILPDLRHIEDRLDLIEALVVTHGHEDHIGAIPFLLKLRPDIPVVGSKFTLALIREKCREHRIKPTFVEVAEGQSSRHGVFECEYFAVNHSVPGCLAVALHTGAGTVLHTGDIKLDQLPLDGRPTDLPGMSRLGDSGVDLFLCDSTNADRPGVGPSESEIGPTLHRLMRGADGRVIVACFASNVDRVQQIIDAAVLLGRRVAFVGRSMVRNMGIARELGYLTVDDSDVVDIAAAEMMPADQVVLITTGTQGEPMAALSRMSRGEHRSITLTAGDLIILSSSLIPGNEEAVYGVIDSLAKIGARVVTNAHARVHVSGHAYAGELLFLYNGVKPRNVMPVHGTWRHLRANAALAESTGVPAEAIMMAENGVSVDLVAGKTSIAGAVDVGKMFVDGLVTGDVGETTLGERLVLSSGFIAITVVVHRGTGKLASPAQLMSRGFSEDPKALEPVARKVADELERLATDVVTDPGRIAQAVRRTVGKWVGETYRRQPMIVPTVIEI
- a CDS encoding mycofactocin-coupled SDR family oxidoreductase, with amino-acid sequence MRPLEGKVAFITGAARGQGRAHALRLASDGADIIAVDLCDQIASVPYPLATPDDLAGTVKLVEDTGARIVASQADVRDRAALKTALTDGVERLGGRLDVVVANAGIAPMAGEDAWQDVIDVNLTGVFHTVDVAKRPMIKAGNGGSIILTSSVAGLVGLASPMAGSIGYAAAKHGIVGIMRVYANILATHSIRVNSVHPAGVNTPMIDNDFTRSWLEGLAQESQGRGDMAPNMTNALPVQALEVEDIAAAVAFLASDEARYITGITLPVDAGYVNKR